AAGTTAATAGAATGTTAGTTgtattgacacagaaacatcgatgagttcgcagcatttgtccgcatttcttgatttaacggCCGTTCTGTTTTAGGTATatgaaattgtaagttaatttaaaaaattccgaaatatcacgtaaaagtaacctttttattaatgtaaccaaaaagttaccaatgcagtcaaaaaatcacctaaaaggttacaaaagtaatcTTCTGGCAACACTGGACTGAACCTGAatcaatgtaggtacctattaaaattatacctatGAATATAATGCTATGGcacaaggaacatatttattGACGAGACGATTTGTCATCATTCGAGTGTACTCTGTGGTCGGAAGGAAATCCCAAACCATCGAGAAATTCAAGTTGGGTTGGCTCTTTGATCTATGATATCTATAGGTTGGCTACTtcgacctcagaccaattatagaaggacctgtatcgcactcatagtcacgaacaaaattgtctgtcattttctgaagaaaacgagcttagatttggtatatatcttctactgatctagaagtttttgcccgttttttacacaattcaattacacaaaaaggtatttttacggagctctttaaccgacgaacacgattacaactatttaacatcgattctatagagatagtttttataatcgcattagatcgttgatcatatactttgacagaaaagtaacgtttagcgaggcaggtcctatcttcttcttcttcttcttcttcttaatgtcgcggctctgcaggtcttcttgaggtcctgtatcacattgaccgttaccgatctattgtgatcgccactgactagatttcccctccaatactggttgctgccaggtacagcagcagtttcttggctgggatgtgtttcacctcctctggatccattgtgtaatgccctaagtggaggttgcgtttatgtattagagctgggcaattgcataagatgtgcataggtgtttcctctgcctctaggcagagtctgcacagatctgtgtcccGGAGTTTAAGATTGAACATGTGTGTATTGAGTCCACAGTGTCCGGTAAGTGCCCGCACTAAGATACATAGGTTTTTCCTACTAAGCGCTAGTAGGTCTGAAGCAGCCTTCTTATTGAAGGATTTTACTAGCGCTTTTGAGTGATTCATTCCTGGAAGTTTTCTCCAGCGAATAAGGGTGTCGTAGTAACAGTAAGTTAACAGGGTGAGTTTGGCTAGGCTTTTAGGTATACCACAGAAGGGTTCAGGTCCTGTCTGTGGTAACCTCGCGCCTAGTTTCGCAAGTTGGTCCGCCTTTTCGTTGCCGACTATTCCTGCATGCCCTGGAACCCAGCGAAGGATAACCTGATTACGGTTGCCCAAGTTATTTAGACATTGCCAGCAGTTTTCAACAAGTCTAGAGGTAATAACCTCCGCGGACAAGGCTGAAAGAGCCGCTTGGCTGTCAGAGTGAATATAAATAGTTCTGTTAACGTAGTTGTTTTGCTGCAAGGCTTCCGCACAATCAATAATGGCGTACACCTCTGCCTGGAAGATGGAGGTATACGTTCCCAGGTTCCGGTGAATTTTCACCCTGGGCTTCTCTCCATAGGTTCCACAGCCTACGTCTTTTCCTGACTTGGAACCATCGGTGTAGCACTTTAGGCTTCCCGCTTTCcaagttatttcattttttagccACCTGTCCCGATCGGGTATCTCAACGGTGTAGTTCCTTTGGAAGTAGTAGTTTGGGGTCATAGTGTCTGATGGCATCCCCAGAACTGGAATATCAAGTACTGAGTTTTGTAGGTTCCTCATAACTTGAGAAAGCCAGTTCACCTCTTTCTGGCAGATTACTCTGTACATGCCCTCTCTTGCCTCCTTTTCCAAGTAGAGAAACAGGGGCGGGAGGTTAAGTAGTGCATCAAGAGCTGCTCCAGGTGAGGTGTTCATGGCTCCGGTTATAAGCAAGCAGGCAGATCTTTGAAGACTGCTAAGCTTACTTTGAGTGTTTTTCTGCATCGTTTTCCTGCACCAAACTGTTGAGGCGTAAGATACAATCGGCCTCACCACAGCTGTATAGAGCCAGAGGGTTATTTTAGGTTTCAGCCCCCATCGTGCTCCTGCCAGTCGACTGCAGATACCGAGGGCTGTTTTCGCCCTCTTTAGTGTACCATCCACGTGAGAGTTCCAAGTAAGTTTCTGGTCTAAGGTAATACCCAGGTACTTAGCCTCGCACGAGAAAGGAATGTGTTTTCCATTCAAAATAGGCGGCTCGAGTTTTTCGAGTTTATGCTTttaggcaggtcctatacaataattggtctgagacttcGACCATAAATAGTCTAAGGTTGACTAGTGAAAGCCACACACCACAAATGAAGGTGAAAGCCACAACCCGCAACCGGCTAAAAAGATAGTGAAAGCTACTAAATATATatagctatatatatatttagtatagtatatagcTAATCACAGATGAAGCCGCGCTGGTACAATATATTATAGGTCTATGACGTTATAAATATAAAGCgggaaattaaaatttgtcCTGTTGAGGCACCTAACTGCTGTCAtccgataaaataaatatgaataacgTTATATAATATGACATAACGAGGACGActgtgatgataataaataattaaattaagctatactttatttactcgatgttttccttacatagcaaaataaattatttttattatattttagagtGTGCagtatttgaattttgattattGAAATGactaaatatttgttatttctacaataaaacaataaatgataaaatcattacaatttttttagtttggtttgaCGAAACTAGGTTTGTGATTTGTGTTGTGCACTTGCACGTCAaagcagtgttgccagaaggttacttttgtaaccttttaggtgattttttgactgcattggtaacttttaggttacatgaataaaaaggttacttttacgtgatatttaggaatttttaaaatttatttacaatttcgtatatctaaaacagaacggtcgttaaatcaagaaatgcggacaaatgctcaagaaatcatcgatgtttctgtgtcaatctcactataaatgaagacgttacaattgacgttgcgaaataagtaagttgcaacttgcagtcacattgaatttcttaaaaaaatcaagtatgaatttaagaaattaacgtcaattttttttaattcttgctctttatttgtatttttcttatcccatgaggaattacttaagatgattctatttacgagtaaaatgtcCTTCagtttatagtaatttagtacttggctaatattcgtaacagacagttaataaacaaaaaaacaaaattattttagcccccagaggctgaaatggtggtttagccatgctgtggaacgcaaaaagcaagagtagttagtgaaaaggttactttttacacaaaaaggttacttttttaatatttcgggtaactttTCATTTCACAAGacccaactggcaacactgcgtcaaagtcaaagtcaaatgtGATAGACAGTGGTGGACGTCAGAAATCCAtggaaattagaaataaaatctaaattattgaTTAAAGTTAAACCCGCACctcatagtttaatttaataactacCTATCTATGATTAAACCAATACAATCCAATTAATTTTACAGGTTGCTCAATCCAATCCAAGAGCCAAGTTTAACTTCAAGTTGTAATTTGTATTGGGAATTTGGGATTTGGGAAACTAAACATTAAACATACATGACACaaaaagttttcataaaaacttCAAATATTCTGTGTCTGCGAAAATAAAGTTTTCAAGACATCTACACAATCTCATCTCAGAATCTAACAATACGGTATAGGCTTTCAATCATATTGGAGTGCTGAGTTTCTGCTATAACTTCCTACAACAATGAATAGAGTTTACAAAAACCTTAATAAAATCCAAACTCCTTTAATAACCTGGGGTGATCCATTCACCAACACTGAGAATGTATTAATTTGTATAACAGGAAACCCTGGGATATCAGATTTTTATATAGACTTTGGTTCTGAACTTTATAAAAGTATGTTGATGCCTGTTTGTGTTATTGGTAAGTCTaagttatgtttttaatgtggATAAAAACATTAATGATTGTAAAATCCTATATCAACAAACTTTATATTTCCAGGTCATGCAGGCCATGAAGAAAGTCTAGATAaaaatagcaaatatttatttaacttaaaggATCAACTAGAACACAAATTAGATTTGattgaaaattatattcataaaaattgtaaaatccaTCTTATAGGCCATTCTATTGGTGCCTGGATGATTATTGAAATATTGGAGAAGCACAATCATTTAGTTGAAAGAGTTTCATCAGTAAATTTATTGTTTCCTACAATACAAAAAATGGCAGTATCACAGAACGGCAAGTTTGTTAACAATGTGCTGAGGAAGATTTAcaggtttattttgtttttaagcaCATTATTGTATATGCTGCCCAACCAAGTGTTGTGTAACTTAATAGGCATATATTTGTGGACAAAATCTTTATCTCCAAAGCTTAATTGTgctataatgaaaatattaaatcctgaCATAGTAGAGAATGTCTTCTACTTGGCATTCAATGAAATGGACACAGTTCTGTCATTGAATATAGAAggcattaataaaattaagcatttAACAAATGTTGTTTATAGCATTAAAGATGGATGGGCTCCAACTGAGTATATG
This DNA window, taken from Bicyclus anynana chromosome 1, ilBicAnyn1.1, whole genome shotgun sequence, encodes the following:
- the LOC128198145 gene encoding uncharacterized protein LOC128198145 translates to MQKNTQSKLSSLQRSACLLITGAMNTSPGAALDALLNLPPLFLYLEKEAREGMYRVICQKEVNWLSQVMRNLQNSVLDIPVLGMPSDTMTPNYYFQRNYTVEIPDRDRWLKNEITWKAGSLKCYTDGSKSGKDVGCGTYGEKPRVKIHRNLGTYTSIFQAEVYAIIDCAEALQQNNYVNRTIYIHSDSQAALSALSAEVITSRLVENCWQCLNNLGNRNQVILRWVPGHAGIVGNEKADQLAKLGARLPQTGPEPFCENFQE
- the LOC112044246 gene encoding lipid droplet-associated hydrolase, yielding MNRVYKNLNKIQTPLITWGDPFTNTENVLICITGNPGISDFYIDFGSELYKSMLMPVCVIGHAGHEESLDKNSKYLFNLKDQLEHKLDLIENYIHKNCKIHLIGHSIGAWMIIEILEKHNHLVERVSSVNLLFPTIQKMAVSQNGKFVNNVLRKIYRFILFLSTLLYMLPNQVLCNLIGIYLWTKSLSPKLNCAIMKILNPDIVENVFYLAFNEMDTVLSLNIEGINKIKHLTNVVYSIKDGWAPTEYMEELKQFTPHLQMIEVQKVEHAFVLKSSEEVATIVADFIKTKTNK